The Gemmatimonadota bacterium genome contains the following window.
ACGTCGCCACCGAGCGCCTCAAGGCGAACGTCTGGCCCGCCGGCATCGTGTACGGCACGGTCCACGACCAGGCGAAGTGGGTGCGCTTCAACCTCGGGGACGGCTCCTGGCGTGGGACACGGATCCTTCAGCCGCGGACGCTCGACGAGATGCATACGCTCCAGTACGAGCAATTCGCGGGTCAGGGCATGGGTGGTGGCTGGGGCTACGAGAAGCCCGGGTACGGCCTGACCTGGTGGACGTCCACGAGCGGCGATGAGGCGTACTTCGCGCACTCGGGCAGCGTGCCGGGGTACACCGCGTTCGTGTCCGGAAACCGCACGCGGGGGCTCGGCATCGCGCTGCTCACCAATGGAAACCGCGCGCATGCGCATCTCGTCCGAATCACGACACTGGCGCTCGATCTCATGGCCGAGCACCTGGGCGAGTCTCGCTGATCCGACCTACCGCACGGAGGACGAAAAATGGCCGGCCTTCCAGACAACTGGCTGAGCTTGATTGCAGGTCTCCTGATCCTCGTCGCAGTCATGGGACTCTCCGATTGGCTCACGACGAGGATCATCCAGGGTACCGTGCGCCGGGTCGCCGCTCGCACCAAGTCGACGTGGGACGACCGGATCATCGAGAGGAAGGTCTTCGCCCGGATCGCGCACGCAGTGCCCGCGGTCATTGCGTACTACGGGATCCGCCTGGCGGTGGGCGTCACGTCGGCCGACATCGCGAGCGTTACGGACCCTGACATCCTCACCACGACGCCAGCCACTCTCATCCTCTTGGCGACGCTGGTGCAGCGCATCTCGATCGCGTTCATCGTCGTGACGGGTGCGGTGGCCTTCGCCTCGCTCCTGGAGGCCGCGAACGACATCTACAACGAGTCGTACTCGGAGTCGAAGAGCCGCCCGATCAAGGGCTACTTGCAGGTCGTCAGCCTGGTCTCGTACATCGCCGCCGGAGTGGTGGTCATCTCCGTGCTCGCACAAGTTTCGCCCGTTGCCTTCCTCTCCGGGCTCGGCGCGCTCACTGCGGTACTCATGCTCGTGTTCAAGGACACGATCCTCTCGCTGGTGGCGAGCATCCAAATCATGTCGAACGACATGATCCGGATCGGGGACTGGGTCGAAGTACCACAGTCGAATGCCGACGGCGACATCATCGACATCGCGTTGCACACGGTCAAGATCCAGAACTGGGACAAGACGATCTCGACCGTCCCCACGTACAAGTTCATCGGGGAGTCGTTCAAGAACTGGCGAGGCATGAGCGAGTCCGGTGGGCGGCGCATCAAGCGTGCGATCAACCTCGACGTCAACACGGTCCATTTCCTCACAGACGAGGAGATCGAGCATCTGTCGCGCTACGAAGTGCTGCGTGACTACATGAAGCAAAAGCGGCGGACGCTCGCGGAACATGCGGCGTCCAAAGAGGGCGAGGATCCCGACTCGATTCCGGAGAGACGCAGGCTCACCAACATCGGGACGTTCCGCGCGTACGTGCTCAACTATCTGAAGGCGCACCCGATGATCCACGACGGCATGACGCTGATCGTGCGCCAACTCGCGCCGAGTTCCCAGGGCATCCCGATCGAGCTCTACTGCTTCTCGACCGACACCGCATGGGCGAACTACGAAGCGCTGCAGAGCGATATCTTCGATCACCTCTTCGCGCTCTTGCCCGAATTCGGGCTGCGTGCCTTCCAGGAGCCGGCAGGCAGCGATTTCGCGAAGCTGGGCGAGCGCTAGCCCAGCCCCCGAGGCGTCACCGAGCGTTCGGCGACGCTCAACGCGCCATCCACGAGTAGAGCCAATACGGCCGCTGGGATGGCGCCGGAGAGGATCATGTGCGTGTTCGAGAGCGCCAGCCCGGCCACGATCGGATCACCGAGTCCCCCGGCACCGATGAAGGCGGCCAACGTCGCCGTGCCGACGTTGATCACCGCCGCGGTCCGAACGCCTGCCATGATTACGGGCGCCGCGAGCGGGAGCCGGACGTATCGGAGCAGCTGAAGCTCGCTCATGCCGAGGGCGCGAGCCGATGCCACCGCGGCCGGGTCGGCATCCCGGACGCCAGTGTAGGTGTTCCGGACCATCGGGAGGAGCGAGTACAGGAAGAGCGCCGCCACGGCCGGTGCCACGCCGATGCCGAGGAACGGGATCATGAACGCCAGCAGCGCGATGCTCGGGATCGTCTGCAGCAGCCCGACCGCCCGGATCGTACCCTCCGCCGCTGCGCGCACCCGCTCCAGGAACAGCGCGAGCGGCACCGCCACCAGGATGCCCGCGATCATCGATAGCGCGACCAGCAGCAGATGTCTCCGGGCCTGCCCAGCGGTCTCGGCTCGTCGGGACCAGAGGTAAGCGAGCAGCGAACCGTCTCGTCCCACCGAACCGGACTCCACCCTGCCCCCAGGGCCGACCAGCCCAAGCACCGAAAGCGCATCATGCGCGACGGCGCCGACATCCTCACCGTCGACCTCGACGCGGCGGTTCAGTTCCCTCATCGTCGCCTCGTCGAGACGGCCCGAAAGCTCGGTCAGCGCGGCGAGGGCCGCCGGCCGTTCCTCGGCCAGGCTCGAGCCGACGAGCGCCGCGGCGTCGTAGGGCGGGAAGAACTGGCGGTCGTCTCGCAGAACGGTGAAGCCGTAG
Protein-coding sequences here:
- a CDS encoding mechanosensitive ion channel, coding for MGLSDWLTTRIIQGTVRRVAARTKSTWDDRIIERKVFARIAHAVPAVIAYYGIRLAVGVTSADIASVTDPDILTTTPATLILLATLVQRISIAFIVVTGAVAFASLLEAANDIYNESYSESKSRPIKGYLQVVSLVSYIAAGVVVISVLAQVSPVAFLSGLGALTAVLMLVFKDTILSLVASIQIMSNDMIRIGDWVEVPQSNADGDIIDIALHTVKIQNWDKTISTVPTYKFIGESFKNWRGMSESGGRRIKRAINLDVNTVHFLTDEEIEHLSRYEVLRDYMKQKRRTLAEHAASKEGEDPDSIPERRRLTNIGTFRAYVLNYLKAHPMIHDGMTLIVRQLAPSSQGIPIELYCFSTDTAWANYEALQSDIFDHLFALLPEFGLRAFQEPAGSDFAKLGER
- a CDS encoding ABC transporter permease subunit, with translation MKRGMRARLVCTWLMAVSFFPGAVRALGAQTDRSIVVATKPFAESFILGEMFAQLLEARGFAVERRPGLGATQIAFDALRRGDIDVYPEYTGTGLLAILGENPPPTGEEAYRRVAEAFRARWGVRWLPPLGFENTYAIAVRSSTADSLGLSTLSDLAREGGVLIAGFSPDFIGRADGLPGLRAEYGFEPREVRALLQAVKYQALEAAEVDVIDGYGTDGQIARYGFTVLRDDRQFFPPYDAAALVGSSLAEERPAALAALTELSGRLDEATMRELNRRVEVDGEDVGAVAHDALSVLGLVGPGGRVESGSVGRDGSLLAYLWSRRAETAGQARRHLLLVALSMIAGILVAVPLALFLERVRAAAEGTIRAVGLLQTIPSIALLAFMIPFLGIGVAPAVAALFLYSLLPMVRNTYTGVRDADPAAVASARALGMSELQLLRYVRLPLAAPVIMAGVRTAAVINVGTATLAAFIGAGGLGDPIVAGLALSNTHMILSGAIPAAVLALLVDGALSVAERSVTPRGLG